A genomic stretch from Planctomycetaceae bacterium includes:
- a CDS encoding sigma-70 family RNA polymerase sigma factor gives MREQSKSDNDRDAIQEDGTSSDSVHGSGASLLIDPDQWVDLHGDYLYRYAFARLRDTNASEEVVQETFLAGIRFQDRYNGRGTERAWLLGILKRKLIDHVRMRARFNRDGVADDGSDPTQQLFDGKGNWKAGAMAFDLPDQKVEQKELWEVVRNCLNHMPAGQADVFVLSVMENMESEQICRELDITPSNLWVRMHRARLALARCVGARWFDDSADSQSENKQALNAGAEVSDHGK, from the coding sequence GTGCGGGAGCAGTCTAAATCCGACAATGATCGCGATGCGATCCAGGAGGACGGTACGTCCAGTGATTCCGTTCATGGGTCCGGTGCGAGTCTGTTGATCGATCCCGACCAGTGGGTGGATCTTCATGGCGACTACCTCTACCGCTATGCGTTCGCACGGCTGAGAGACACAAATGCATCAGAAGAAGTTGTGCAGGAAACTTTTCTTGCGGGAATTCGCTTTCAGGACCGCTATAACGGGCGTGGGACGGAACGGGCCTGGCTGCTGGGAATTCTGAAACGCAAGCTCATCGACCATGTCCGCATGCGGGCCCGGTTTAATCGCGATGGAGTTGCTGACGATGGAAGCGATCCCACTCAGCAATTGTTCGATGGAAAGGGTAACTGGAAAGCCGGAGCGATGGCTTTCGATTTACCTGATCAAAAAGTTGAACAAAAAGAACTGTGGGAAGTGGTCAGGAACTGCCTGAATCATATGCCAGCCGGTCAGGCTGACGTGTTTGTCTTAAGTGTCATGGAAAACATGGAATCTGAACAGATCTGCCGTGAACTGGATATCACGCCGTCCAACCTCTGGGTGCGGATGCATCGCGCAAGGCTCGCCCTTGCACGATGCGTCGGTGCAAGGTGGTTTGACGATTCTGCGGACTCGCAATCAGAAAATAAACAAGCTTTAAACGCTGGTGCGGAGGTAAGTGATCATGGGAAGTGA
- a CDS encoding serine/threonine-protein kinase gives MGSDREISDLISRSLSGELSVDQSGRLVAGVERSEQLRNFARLSSLIQDSVSDIGRKSGSDEASSVLPGLSSDARIRMKRSMALEQMKRSRTGNTSTGASLVRTVGYDGRTLPEVEAPPPSSRIMTSSFEFIRQLGEGGLGTVWLARDEQLRRVVAVKEMNAEAAENPRAWQRFHREAQITGHLEHPSVVPLYQFGTDTRTGQPFYAMRFVGKRTLVNAIEEYHQRLAAGKDVSMDQHYLLTTFISACQAIAYAHSRGVIHRDLKPENVALDSFGQVIVLDWGLARVSSDFETSMGAPLIPISQDHDFGRTLAGEVIGTPLYMAPEQAMGDQDRIDERTDVYGLGAILFAMLTGQAPHQAVTQADGKHIGIQEMLKQIPTQPSPSPESVRPAVPAGLETICMRAMEQHPHSRYQSALELAEAVQRWVAGRSEQREQYSNARSEGRELKTSLQSTVRDLERNVRFMAGIPPIQEMIDALVAGSASGMQAWRERLSQIFQGLLHANTDFASVSFCQVQEEEWRELVRVERLASDFSTVRAIPGSRLGSGPLTDCMQTALNLNPFEVHVALSNDCASGPTTPPKRQQKVSMLSAGVPVFDQKSEHLFGFVRIETSLDRLIENEMRERLRSTSDLIVLDNDCSVVLHLNQNSGRNRTSEGRAMTDFLSDWPEIRFALRNTGEFYDEQNHAIHATKVDLIPGRYSLAIVQSIKEKLLPRKECQRVSNCDVRAEI, from the coding sequence ATGGGAAGTGATCGTGAGATTTCAGATCTGATTTCGCGGTCGTTGTCCGGCGAATTGTCGGTAGATCAGTCAGGGCGGCTGGTCGCCGGAGTCGAACGCAGTGAACAACTGCGCAACTTCGCACGCCTTTCGAGTTTGATACAGGATTCAGTTTCTGACATCGGCAGAAAATCAGGCAGCGACGAAGCCAGTTCCGTTCTGCCAGGACTTTCATCGGACGCCAGAATTCGTATGAAGCGTTCGATGGCACTTGAACAAATGAAACGCAGCCGAACCGGAAATACCAGCACCGGCGCCAGTCTGGTTCGTACTGTCGGCTACGATGGAAGGACGTTGCCGGAAGTCGAAGCACCTCCTCCATCCAGCCGAATCATGACTTCCAGCTTCGAGTTCATAAGACAGCTGGGAGAAGGTGGTTTGGGAACAGTTTGGCTGGCACGGGACGAACAGCTCCGTCGAGTGGTTGCTGTGAAGGAGATGAACGCCGAAGCTGCGGAAAACCCTCGGGCCTGGCAACGATTTCACCGGGAAGCCCAGATCACCGGACACCTGGAACACCCCAGCGTCGTTCCGCTCTACCAGTTCGGAACAGATACCCGTACCGGTCAGCCATTCTACGCGATGCGGTTCGTCGGTAAACGGACCCTCGTGAACGCGATCGAGGAATACCACCAGCGTCTTGCTGCGGGAAAAGACGTTTCGATGGACCAGCACTACCTGCTGACGACGTTCATCTCCGCCTGCCAGGCGATTGCATACGCCCACAGTCGAGGCGTGATTCATCGTGACCTGAAACCGGAAAACGTTGCTCTGGATAGTTTTGGTCAGGTGATTGTTCTGGATTGGGGACTGGCACGCGTTTCTTCGGATTTTGAAACCTCCATGGGGGCTCCGCTGATCCCGATCAGTCAGGACCATGACTTCGGTCGGACCCTGGCGGGAGAAGTGATTGGGACGCCACTTTACATGGCCCCGGAACAGGCCATGGGCGATCAGGACCGTATCGACGAACGGACGGACGTCTACGGACTGGGTGCAATCCTTTTTGCCATGCTGACCGGTCAGGCCCCTCACCAGGCGGTGACTCAGGCGGATGGAAAACACATCGGCATTCAGGAAATGCTGAAACAGATACCAACTCAGCCAAGTCCCTCACCCGAATCTGTTCGGCCTGCCGTGCCTGCTGGTCTGGAAACAATCTGTATGCGAGCGATGGAGCAGCATCCGCATTCACGGTATCAGTCGGCACTGGAACTGGCTGAAGCAGTGCAGCGCTGGGTGGCCGGAAGAAGCGAACAGCGAGAACAATACAGCAATGCCCGAAGTGAAGGTCGAGAACTGAAGACGAGCCTGCAGTCGACAGTTCGGGATCTGGAGCGAAATGTACGCTTCATGGCGGGCATACCACCCATTCAGGAAATGATCGACGCGCTGGTTGCCGGCTCAGCATCCGGAATGCAGGCGTGGCGTGAACGATTATCCCAGATCTTTCAGGGTCTTCTGCACGCGAACACTGATTTTGCTTCCGTTTCATTCTGTCAGGTTCAGGAAGAAGAATGGCGGGAACTGGTTCGTGTGGAACGCCTTGCGTCTGACTTCAGTACCGTGCGTGCTATTCCAGGCAGCCGCCTTGGATCAGGGCCTCTCACGGATTGTATGCAGACCGCACTCAATCTGAATCCGTTTGAAGTCCACGTTGCACTGTCAAACGATTGCGCCAGTGGGCCGACAACGCCACCCAAACGGCAACAAAAAGTCAGCATGTTGTCCGCAGGAGTGCCAGTGTTCGACCAGAAATCGGAGCATCTGTTTGGCTTTGTCCGCATCGAAACCTCACTCGATCGACTGATTGAAAATGAAATGCGAGAACGCCTGCGTTCGACGTCAGATCTGATTGTTCTGGATAATGACTGCTCTGTTGTTCTCCACCTGAATCAAAACAGCGGACGCAACCGAACTTCAGAAGGTCGGGCCATGACGGACTTTCTGTCAGACTGGCCCGAAATCCGCTTTGCTCTGCGAAACACCGGTGAATTCTATGACGAGCAGAATCATGCGATTCATGCGACGAAAGTCGATCTGATTCCCGGACGCTACTCACTGGCCATTGTCCAGAGTATCAAAGAAAAACTGCTGCCGCGGAAAGAGTGTCAGCGAGTGTCAAACTGCGATGTCCGGGCGGAAATCTAG